One Pseudodesulfovibrio cashew DNA window includes the following coding sequences:
- a CDS encoding formate dehydrogenase accessory protein FdhE produces the protein MTFDLERASRHLETKLSQLRKKSYISEELIDLLDEVAHRQLEARVEADVVLPPDNAMTPPEAVLQGVSLVAREEFPYDAAQAGALLHTFIGVLRRRGGPLGLAAASVEQALDSGALTPAILFRKFLDDDSAFFGSWAERMPDAPKTASFLAFASLSPSFEAAADMLAGKLPEMKVPAVGTCPVCGALPLISSLKEKEGVRHATCSFCRHEYRIKRIACPVCGEEDQKKLTFFTVDEEPGFRVDVCESCKTYIKTIDFRELDRIAVPVLDDLDSLALDYVAAGQGYRRATVSAWGF, from the coding sequence ATGACATTCGACCTGGAACGGGCTTCGCGCCATTTGGAGACCAAACTCTCCCAGCTTCGAAAGAAATCCTACATTTCAGAAGAGCTGATCGACCTGTTGGATGAGGTTGCGCATAGGCAACTGGAGGCGCGGGTGGAAGCGGACGTGGTCCTGCCGCCGGACAATGCCATGACGCCGCCTGAGGCTGTCCTCCAGGGTGTGTCCCTTGTGGCGCGGGAGGAGTTTCCGTACGACGCGGCCCAGGCCGGAGCGCTCCTGCATACGTTTATCGGCGTGCTCCGCAGGCGGGGCGGGCCCTTGGGGCTGGCCGCAGCCTCGGTGGAGCAGGCCCTCGATTCCGGGGCGTTGACGCCTGCGATCCTGTTCCGCAAGTTCCTGGACGACGATTCCGCCTTTTTCGGCTCCTGGGCCGAGCGCATGCCCGATGCGCCCAAGACTGCGTCCTTCCTCGCCTTTGCGTCGCTCAGCCCCTCCTTTGAGGCCGCCGCTGACATGCTGGCCGGGAAACTGCCCGAGATGAAGGTCCCGGCAGTGGGCACCTGCCCGGTCTGCGGGGCCCTGCCGCTCATCTCCTCCCTCAAGGAAAAGGAAGGAGTCCGTCACGCCACTTGTTCCTTCTGTCGCCACGAGTACCGGATCAAGCGGATTGCCTGCCCGGTCTGCGGTGAGGAGGACCAGAAGAAGCTGACCTTCTTCACTGTGGACGAGGAGCCCGGCTTCCGGGTGGACGTCTGCGAATCCTGCAAGACCTACATCAAGACCATCGATTTTCGCGAGTTGGACCGCATCGCCGTGCCCGTGCTCGACGACCTCGACTCCCTGGCCCTGGATTACGTGGCCGCAGGCCAGGGGTACCGGCGGGCAACGGTTTCCGCGTGGGGATTTTAA
- a CDS encoding transposase, with amino-acid sequence MNVHAIPSSLCVPDTPDGFASLLGDDDKARDYLLSLAWPTGDTFCPRCGHRKVYTLSGERLRCASCKYTFQPFSGRWINNGALSPSEWLRLVSLFVDECSVHRMKEQLSLSYNTVYKALTAIRFAILAHAIDARALISPATGLDSYLKGNRLTGGPREMRMDTIPVYGILRRDDLVFIDLVPGFHAETLFHFHMNFHLKLIRTGNLVYTDRYKEYDALLFCGNDSLPYEIIRRYDEPPHIDAVSDDFWEYAQQRIKRFRGISCQRFPLYLKELEFRFNNRDKSIAEIIAAYLCALVPDLDEPTGVGR; translated from the coding sequence ATGAACGTACACGCCATCCCTTCATCGCTCTGCGTCCCGGACACGCCGGACGGGTTCGCCTCGCTCCTTGGGGATGACGACAAGGCGCGCGACTATCTGCTCTCGCTGGCCTGGCCCACGGGAGACACGTTCTGTCCGCGCTGCGGACACCGCAAGGTCTATACCCTGTCGGGCGAGCGGCTGCGCTGCGCCAGCTGCAAGTACACGTTCCAGCCCTTTTCCGGGCGCTGGATCAACAACGGCGCTCTCTCGCCCTCGGAGTGGCTGAGGCTGGTCTCGCTTTTTGTGGATGAGTGCTCGGTACACCGGATGAAGGAGCAGCTCTCCCTGTCCTACAATACGGTATACAAGGCCCTCACCGCCATCCGGTTCGCCATCCTTGCACACGCCATCGACGCCCGCGCGCTCATCTCGCCGGCCACGGGCCTCGATTCTTATCTCAAGGGAAACCGGCTCACCGGCGGGCCGCGCGAGATGCGTATGGACACCATCCCCGTCTACGGCATCCTGCGCAGGGACGACCTCGTCTTCATCGACCTCGTGCCGGGGTTTCACGCGGAGACGCTCTTTCACTTCCACATGAACTTCCACCTCAAGCTCATCCGCACCGGCAATCTGGTATACACGGATCGCTACAAGGAATACGACGCGCTGCTCTTCTGCGGCAACGACTCGCTGCCCTACGAGATCATCCGGCGCTACGACGAGCCCCCGCACATCGACGCGGTGAGCGACGATTTCTGGGAGTACGCCCAGCAGCGCATCAAACGCTTCCGGGGCATCTCCTGCCAGCGTTTTCCGCTGTATCTCAAGGAATTGGAGTTCCGGTTCAACAACCGGGACAAGTCCATCGCCGAGATCATCGCCGCCTATCTCTGCGCCCTGGTTCCCGACCTGGACGAACCGACCGGTGTGGGGCGTTGA
- the mobB gene encoding molybdopterin-guanine dinucleotide biosynthesis protein B, with amino-acid sequence MAAPLICIVGKKQSGKTTFIEKLLPELKALGISVGTIKHDAHSFEMDTEGKDSWRHRKAGSETVCVSSPERVAVIKTVQRELTLEELLEEFFADRQLVIAEGYFRSDFPKIEIHRSDAHDRPLCESGNEVDRKLIAMVSDVAVDTKQPTFGLDEAKQVAAFIARQHLGWVQNGMWGRN; translated from the coding sequence ATGGCAGCACCCCTCATTTGCATCGTCGGCAAAAAACAGTCCGGAAAGACCACCTTCATCGAAAAGCTCCTCCCCGAGCTCAAAGCCCTCGGCATCTCCGTGGGGACCATCAAGCACGACGCCCACTCCTTCGAGATGGACACGGAGGGCAAGGACTCGTGGCGGCACCGCAAGGCCGGATCGGAAACGGTCTGCGTTTCCTCCCCGGAGCGTGTGGCCGTGATCAAAACGGTTCAGCGCGAACTCACCCTCGAAGAACTCCTCGAAGAATTTTTCGCCGACCGCCAGCTCGTCATCGCCGAGGGGTATTTCCGCTCGGACTTTCCCAAGATCGAGATCCACCGCTCCGACGCCCACGACCGCCCCCTCTGCGAAAGCGGCAACGAGGTCGACAGAAAGCTGATCGCCATGGTCTCCGACGTTGCCGTGGACACCAAACAACCCACCTTCGGCCTGGACGAGGCCAAGCAGGTGGCGGCCTTCATCGCCCGGCAGCACCTGGGCTGGGTCCAGAACGGCATGTGGGGCAGGAACTAG
- the fdhD gene encoding formate dehydrogenase accessory sulfurtransferase FdhD translates to MESYDYVVQEYRGGFVRTDIKSIREVPLTIMLNGREVVTLLCTAKYPEYLAVGFLKSDAFVTAPDQITDLTIRDEGDRLVAEVETCHDPWKDRVMERSITSGCGKGTNFGRNVATVSKRRLGGDIRVTPEQILSLVRELHSRSELYCSTRGCHNSSLCTPEEMLLFREDIGRHNAIDMICGQCFLDDVSVEDKMIVSTGRVASEILLKVVRIGVPILVSTAVATSFSVELARKTGITLVGNVKEDSFWVYNDKGRIIGF, encoded by the coding sequence ATGGAATCCTATGATTACGTGGTACAGGAGTACCGGGGCGGTTTCGTCCGCACTGATATCAAGTCCATTCGCGAGGTGCCGCTGACCATCATGCTCAACGGGCGTGAGGTGGTGACCCTGCTCTGCACCGCCAAGTATCCGGAGTACCTCGCCGTGGGCTTCTTGAAATCGGACGCCTTCGTGACCGCGCCGGATCAGATCACGGACCTGACCATTCGTGATGAAGGCGATCGCCTGGTGGCCGAGGTGGAGACCTGCCACGACCCGTGGAAGGATCGGGTCATGGAGCGTTCCATCACCTCGGGCTGCGGCAAGGGCACCAACTTCGGGCGCAACGTGGCCACCGTATCCAAGCGGCGGCTGGGCGGCGACATCCGGGTCACGCCGGAACAGATTCTCAGCCTGGTCCGGGAGCTGCACTCCCGCTCCGAGCTCTATTGCTCCACTCGGGGCTGTCACAATTCCTCCCTGTGCACGCCCGAGGAGATGCTTCTGTTCCGGGAGGACATCGGGCGGCACAACGCCATAGACATGATCTGCGGCCAATGCTTTCTGGACGACGTGTCCGTGGAGGACAAGATGATCGTGTCCACGGGCCGCGTGGCCTCGGAGATCCTGCTCAAGGTGGTGCGCATCGGTGTGCCCATCCTGGTCTCCACGGCCGTGGCCACCAGCTTCTCCGTGGAGCTGGCCCGCAAGACCGGCATTACCCTGGTCGGCAACGTCAAGGAGGACAGCTTCTGGGTCTATAATGACAAGGGGAGGATCATCGGTTTCTAG
- a CDS encoding molybdopterin molybdotransferase MoeA — translation MSDSTVSRSRALRRLSKYARPLEAVSVFPGDAVGLAASHNVTAHSDVPEQACSVRDGYALHTADIEKSGPMHPVRLAVTQTVRAESLSPAEVLPGTAARVLTGGLVPPGADCVLAEEDVEEITDGEGTAILVRTPVRPGWFVRPAGGEIARESVILRAGNVVTPQAAAVMLRTRVPSLHVRPRPRALSLALGSELYDPTDPTATGRVPADNLLLTRSLLEQAGAVVTGTGIVPDEEERLVEALSSADLPDMVLTTGGTGRSERDLARSCARKAGFETIFDRLDIRPGRHMFVARRDRTLLFCLPGPPPAVFACFHVAVLPAVRMLRGLGELPPVMARLDQGLSARPGGEWVFPCALERRGAALAGTPLTGKEHPPMLALGRARAVAVLKGGDSILPGGDVEILTTLFE, via the coding sequence ATGAGTGACAGCACCGTTTCCCGCAGCCGAGCCCTCCGACGTCTTTCAAAGTACGCCCGGCCGCTGGAAGCGGTGTCTGTTTTTCCAGGGGATGCCGTGGGCCTCGCGGCCTCTCACAACGTGACCGCTCATTCCGACGTGCCGGAGCAGGCCTGCTCGGTTCGCGACGGTTATGCTCTGCATACGGCGGATATCGAAAAGAGCGGTCCCATGCACCCGGTGCGCCTGGCCGTGACCCAGACCGTGCGCGCCGAATCCCTCAGCCCGGCCGAGGTCCTGCCCGGCACGGCCGCCCGCGTCCTTACCGGCGGCCTGGTGCCGCCCGGCGCAGATTGCGTTCTGGCCGAAGAGGACGTGGAAGAGATTACGGACGGGGAGGGCACCGCCATCCTTGTCCGCACACCGGTCCGTCCCGGCTGGTTCGTGCGCCCGGCGGGCGGCGAGATAGCCCGGGAGTCCGTCATTCTTCGCGCGGGCAACGTGGTCACCCCCCAGGCCGCGGCAGTGATGCTGCGCACCCGCGTTCCCTCCCTGCACGTACGTCCCCGCCCCAGGGCGCTCTCCCTGGCCCTTGGCAGCGAACTCTACGACCCTACCGACCCCACCGCCACAGGCCGGGTTCCGGCAGACAACCTCCTGCTCACACGCTCCCTCCTGGAACAGGCCGGGGCCGTGGTCACGGGCACGGGTATCGTCCCGGACGAGGAGGAGCGTCTGGTCGAGGCCCTGTCCTCCGCCGATCTGCCGGACATGGTCCTCACCACCGGCGGCACCGGACGGAGCGAGCGGGACCTTGCCCGGTCCTGCGCCCGCAAGGCCGGGTTCGAGACGATTTTCGACCGGTTGGATATCCGGCCGGGGAGGCACATGTTCGTCGCCCGCCGCGACCGGACCCTGCTCTTTTGCCTGCCCGGTCCGCCGCCCGCGGTCTTTGCCTGCTTCCATGTGGCGGTCCTGCCCGCCGTCCGCATGCTGCGGGGGCTCGGCGAGCTTCCGCCTGTCATGGCGAGGCTGGATCAGGGCCTTTCGGCCCGACCCGGCGGCGAGTGGGTCTTTCCTTGCGCCCTGGAACGCCGGGGCGCGGCGCTGGCCGGGACGCCGCTGACGGGCAAGGAACATCCCCCCATGCTGGCTTTGGGCCGAGCCCGCGCCGTGGCCGTGCTCAAGGGCGGGGACTCCATCCTGCCCGGCGGTGATGTGGAAATTCTGACCACCCTTTTCGAGTAG
- a CDS encoding radical SAM protein has product MIIRPPSEADSILLQVTLGCSHGKCAFCGAYQGKRFAIKDEATIRRDIEFAATYCRRQRHLFLCDGDALIIPQRKLLSILAEVREGLPWLTRIGTYASAKSLAMKSDAELRELKEAGIGIVYMGLESGDDAILAEMRKHGTAAAIIEQGRRAREAGFKLNVTVINGLGGAERSSRHAGATAQALTRMQPDQIGALSLMLVPGTELYARAERGEFVPLTVSGLLTEIREMLEGIELKRGLFLANHASNHLPLKVRLPSGKASALDALDAALAGLRR; this is encoded by the coding sequence ATGATCATCAGGCCGCCCAGCGAGGCGGACTCCATCCTCCTCCAGGTCACGCTGGGCTGCTCTCACGGCAAGTGCGCCTTTTGCGGCGCGTACCAGGGCAAGCGCTTCGCCATCAAGGACGAGGCCACCATCCGGCGCGACATCGAGTTCGCCGCGACCTACTGCCGCAGGCAGCGCCACCTCTTTCTCTGCGATGGGGACGCGCTGATCATCCCCCAGCGCAAGCTGCTCTCCATCCTGGCCGAGGTACGCGAAGGGCTGCCGTGGCTGACCCGCATCGGCACTTATGCCAGCGCCAAGTCCCTGGCCATGAAGAGCGACGCGGAACTGCGCGAACTGAAGGAAGCGGGCATCGGCATCGTCTACATGGGCCTTGAGTCGGGCGACGACGCCATCCTCGCCGAGATGCGCAAGCACGGCACCGCCGCCGCCATCATCGAACAGGGACGCCGCGCCCGCGAGGCCGGGTTCAAGCTGAACGTCACGGTCATCAACGGCCTGGGCGGTGCGGAGCGCTCCTCACGCCACGCCGGGGCCACGGCCCAAGCCCTCACCCGGATGCAGCCCGATCAGATCGGCGCCCTCTCCCTCATGCTCGTGCCGGGCACGGAACTGTACGCCAGGGCCGAACGCGGCGAGTTCGTCCCCCTTACGGTCTCGGGCCTGCTGACCGAAATCCGCGAGATGCTCGAAGGCATAGAGCTGAAGCGGGGCCTGTTCCTCGCCAACCATGCCTCCAACCACCTGCCCCTCAAGGTCAGGCTTCCTTCGGGCAAGGCCAGCGCTCTGGACGCCCTGGATGCGGCCCTGGCGGGACTACGCCGATAA
- a CDS encoding response regulator, which translates to MPLKKNPAKPTSYVSLDETSRALLDSSVESAYVMDVSGYVLAANDAAARMFDLEKGSALEQNNVYDLLPEGAAEVRRAKVGEAVASTKQVRFEEEVAGRVLVHSIVPVPNPWGEVGRLAVSTLDLTELRRTDEDLRREQQRQIFFMESLPGIVYHLYPDKSIRYANRYFRKYFGSPRGKDCEAALNCSADSCLGCPPMEAMETDRAVEWDWTDNKGRTFHLQCSPMTDSSGERMIMVLGIDITARKRAEDALKLAHDKLEDRVRQRTRDLEKANTQLVNKSQRLVTAMKKADAATRAKSAFLANMSHEIRTPLNAVLGMAELALHTGDDGKKDTYLKQVMEAGNSLLSVINDILDFSKIEARKMTLEKLDFDLKATLDAALDIHRLQAAEKGLNLSFSVADDVPRTLCGDPARLKQILINLISNAIKFTEQGGVDVGVSLVFAPVELKTGEAVVLEFAVSDTGIGIPKDKQEDVFKSFLQADDSITRKHGGTGLGLAICTLLVELMEGELSLVSEVGEGSTFSFTAGFTLGDPEGIVREGGEAAQDAVNIPKLKVLLADDNALNRELASTLLEEQGHECVRVENGAQALEAVKEEHFDVILMDVQMPVMDGISATRAIRDPNSGALNPAIPIIAITAHALVGDRERFIAAGMNDYISKPIKMASFYHVLARTVGQVPPSGIPHPEESGAEPESAKFEREKALEMLGGREDLLGRMDAIFLRDVPGEFEELCSFWENRDWDNAKRMAHSIKGSARTVGAQRAGAVAEQMEFFCKHKDAASAGKELKTLESEVKNALEFIQNATNS; encoded by the coding sequence ATGCCTCTGAAGAAGAACCCCGCCAAACCCACCTCCTACGTCTCCCTGGACGAAACCTCGCGCGCTCTGCTCGATTCGTCTGTGGAGTCGGCCTACGTCATGGACGTAAGCGGCTATGTCCTGGCGGCCAACGACGCGGCGGCCCGGATGTTCGACCTGGAGAAGGGCTCGGCCCTTGAGCAGAACAATGTGTACGACCTCCTGCCGGAGGGGGCCGCCGAAGTGCGCAGGGCCAAGGTCGGGGAGGCCGTGGCCTCCACCAAACAGGTCCGTTTCGAGGAAGAGGTCGCGGGCAGGGTGCTGGTGCACTCCATCGTGCCCGTCCCGAACCCCTGGGGAGAGGTGGGCAGGCTCGCGGTGTCCACTCTGGACCTGACCGAGTTGCGCCGCACCGACGAGGACCTGCGCCGCGAGCAACAACGCCAGATTTTCTTCATGGAGTCCCTGCCGGGCATCGTCTACCATCTCTACCCGGACAAGAGCATTCGCTACGCCAACCGCTACTTCCGCAAGTATTTCGGCAGCCCCAGGGGCAAGGATTGCGAAGCGGCCCTGAACTGTTCTGCGGACTCCTGCCTGGGATGTCCGCCCATGGAGGCCATGGAAACGGACCGGGCCGTGGAATGGGACTGGACGGACAACAAGGGCCGGACCTTTCATCTCCAGTGCAGCCCCATGACCGACTCGTCGGGTGAGCGCATGATCATGGTCCTCGGTATCGACATCACCGCGAGAAAGAGGGCCGAGGACGCCCTTAAGCTGGCTCACGACAAGTTGGAGGACCGGGTCCGCCAGCGCACCAGGGACCTGGAGAAGGCCAACACCCAGCTGGTCAACAAATCCCAGCGGCTGGTCACGGCCATGAAGAAGGCGGACGCCGCCACCCGGGCCAAGTCCGCCTTCCTGGCCAACATGAGCCACGAGATCCGCACTCCGCTCAACGCGGTGCTGGGCATGGCCGAGCTGGCCCTGCACACGGGCGACGACGGGAAGAAGGACACCTATCTCAAGCAGGTCATGGAAGCTGGCAACTCCCTGCTTTCCGTCATCAACGACATCCTTGATTTCTCCAAGATCGAGGCCCGCAAGATGACCTTGGAGAAACTGGACTTCGACCTGAAGGCCACCCTGGACGCGGCCCTGGACATCCACCGCCTCCAGGCGGCGGAAAAGGGGCTCAACCTGAGCTTTTCCGTTGCCGACGACGTGCCCCGAACCCTCTGCGGGGACCCGGCCCGGCTCAAGCAGATTCTCATCAACCTGATATCCAACGCCATCAAGTTCACCGAGCAGGGCGGGGTGGACGTGGGGGTTTCCCTGGTCTTCGCGCCGGTCGAACTGAAAACCGGCGAGGCCGTGGTGCTGGAGTTCGCGGTGTCCGACACGGGCATCGGCATTCCGAAGGACAAGCAGGAGGATGTGTTCAAGTCCTTTCTCCAGGCCGACGACTCCATCACCCGCAAGCACGGCGGAACCGGATTGGGCCTGGCCATCTGCACCCTGTTGGTGGAACTCATGGAGGGTGAGCTGAGTCTGGTCAGCGAGGTGGGCGAGGGGTCCACGTTTTCCTTTACCGCCGGGTTCACCCTGGGCGACCCCGAAGGGATCGTTCGCGAGGGTGGGGAGGCGGCCCAGGACGCCGTCAACATCCCCAAGCTCAAGGTGCTGCTCGCCGACGATAACGCCCTCAACCGCGAGCTGGCCTCCACTCTGCTGGAGGAGCAGGGGCACGAGTGCGTCCGGGTGGAAAACGGAGCGCAGGCCCTGGAGGCGGTCAAGGAGGAGCATTTCGACGTCATTCTCATGGACGTGCAGATGCCGGTCATGGACGGCATATCGGCGACGCGAGCCATTCGCGATCCCAACTCCGGCGCGCTCAACCCGGCCATTCCGATCATCGCCATCACCGCGCACGCACTGGTCGGCGATAGGGAGCGGTTCATCGCCGCGGGCATGAACGATTACATTTCCAAGCCGATCAAGATGGCCAGCTTCTACCATGTCCTGGCCCGGACCGTGGGCCAGGTGCCACCGTCCGGCATACCCCATCCTGAAGAAAGCGGCGCAGAGCCCGAATCGGCCAAGTTCGAGCGGGAAAAGGCGCTGGAGATGCTCGGAGGGCGTGAGGACCTGCTCGGCCGCATGGACGCTATCTTCCTGCGCGACGTGCCCGGCGAGTTCGAGGAGTTGTGCTCCTTTTGGGAAAATCGGGATTGGGACAACGCCAAGCGCATGGCACATTCCATCAAGGGCTCCGCCCGCACCGTGGGAGCCCAACGCGCAGGCGCCGTGGCCGAGCAGATGGAGTTCTTCTGCAAGCACAAGGATGCGGCCTCGGCCGGGAAGGAACTGAAAACTCTTGAGTCGGAAGTAAAAAACGCGTTAGAATTCATACAGAACGCAACGAACTCTTGA
- a CDS encoding response regulator yields MKTILVVDDAPMIRELLKSVLEAEGFAVIEAADGEEAIRLCRDKDVDLSIIDIFLPKKGGLQVMGELIKSDKQHKFIAISGGEAFNPEAIVELAKVFDVVETFTKPIDTRKLVETVKAALED; encoded by the coding sequence ATGAAAACCATTCTTGTTGTAGATGATGCCCCGATGATCCGGGAGCTGCTCAAATCGGTACTGGAAGCCGAAGGCTTCGCCGTGATTGAAGCCGCCGACGGGGAAGAGGCCATCAGGCTGTGCCGGGACAAGGACGTCGACCTGTCCATCATCGACATTTTCCTGCCCAAGAAGGGCGGCCTCCAGGTCATGGGGGAACTGATCAAGTCGGACAAGCAGCACAAGTTCATCGCCATCTCGGGCGGCGAGGCCTTCAATCCCGAGGCCATCGTGGAGCTGGCCAAGGTCTTCGACGTGGTCGAGACCTTCACCAAGCCCATCGACACGCGCAAGCTGGTCGAGACGGTCAAGGCCGCACTGGAAGACTAA
- a CDS encoding CBS domain-containing protein, which produces MLVRDWMTRNVITLGVNSSVMDAAEILREKNIRQFPVLDSRDKLVGIVSDRDIRDAMPSKFIPGDVTSGRSGGLYTLTAGDIMTTDPITVSPHTSLDEAAEILVKHKIGGLPVLEGRILTGIITQIDILRFLCSVSGSTNSGTRLAFRIDPQTAPLFELLSEIHDMGLTCSNVFTASDGGTRITYIRVEGIGESSVEEVVVKLQRRFKVLFYVNEGITVDVS; this is translated from the coding sequence ATGCTTGTCAGAGACTGGATGACGAGAAACGTCATAACGCTCGGGGTGAATTCCTCGGTCATGGATGCGGCGGAGATCCTGCGCGAAAAGAACATCCGCCAGTTCCCCGTTCTGGACAGCCGCGACAAGCTGGTGGGCATTGTCTCCGACCGCGACATCCGCGACGCCATGCCTTCAAAGTTCATTCCCGGCGACGTGACCTCGGGCAGGAGCGGCGGCCTCTACACGCTGACCGCCGGGGATATCATGACCACTGATCCCATCACCGTCTCACCGCACACCTCCCTCGACGAGGCTGCGGAAATTCTTGTCAAACACAAGATCGGCGGACTGCCCGTGCTGGAAGGACGCATACTGACCGGCATCATCACCCAGATCGACATTCTCCGCTTTCTCTGCTCGGTGTCCGGGTCCACCAACTCCGGCACACGGCTCGCCTTCCGGATCGATCCCCAGACCGCGCCCCTGTTCGAACTCCTGAGCGAGATTCACGACATGGGGCTGACCTGCTCCAACGTTTTCACCGCCAGCGACGGCGGCACCCGAATCACCTATATCCGGGTGGAGGGCATTGGCGAGAGCTCCGTGGAGGAAGTGGTCGTCAAGCTGCAACGCAGGTTCAAGGTGCTTTTCTACGTCAACGAAGGCATCACCGTGGACGTGAGCTGA